In Brevibacillus marinus, the genomic window GACCGCTTCGAGATCGAGATCTTTGGCAAAGGAGGGCATGGTGCGCAGCCGCACCTGACGGTTGATCCGGTCGTGACCGGCAGTCAACTGGTGCTGAACCTTCAGCAGATCGTCAGCCGCCGGGTCAACCCGCTTCATCCGACCGTGCTGACCATCGGCTCGTTTGTAAGCGGTTCTGCCTTCAACATCATTCCCGATACGGCCAAAATCGTGGGCACCGTGCGAACGTTCGATGCACAGACCCGCCGTATCGTGGAACAATCGATTCATGCGATAGCCAAGGCAACCTGTGAAGCGGCCGGAGCGGAAGTCTCGGTTCGCTATGAACACGGCTACGACGCGATGTGGAACGATCCGCTGGAGACGAAGCGGGTCGAACGATTGGCTGAGCAGATTGTGGGGAAGGAGAACGTCAAGCGACTGGAACCCAATTTGGGTGGAGAAGACTTCGCCTATTATCTGCAGCAGGTTCCCGGGAGCTTCTTCTTCGTCGGCGGCCGGAACCCGGAACTGGATGCCGTCTACCCGCATCATCATCCGCGGTTTGATGTGGATGAGCGTTCCCTTATCGTGGGAGGCAAGCTGCTGCTTTCTGCTACCCTCGACTATTTATCTGACACGACAACCGCTGAGTGAGGGGTAGATCAAGGAATGACGAACCGAAAACAGCTAAAACTGGGCGTTTTTCTAGGCGGAACGGGAGCGAACATCGCCTCGTGGCGGCATCCGGATGCGGTTGCCGATGCGTCGATGAATCTGGATTACTATAAACGATTGGTCTCGACAGCGGAAGCGGCCAAGCTGGACTTTATCTTCGTCGGCGACGGCTTGTACATTAGTGAATCATCGCATCCTAACTTCCTCACGCGCTTTGAGCCGCTTACCCTGCTGACAGCTTTGGCGGGAACCAGCTCGCGCATCGGGCTGGTCGCCACGCTCTCCACCACTTACAGCGAGCCGTTTAACGCGGCCAGGCTGTTCGCCTCGTTGGATCACATCAGTGCCGGCAGGGCGGGCTGGAATGTCGTTACATCGCCGCTCGAGGGGTCTGCGCGAAATTTCAGCCGGGCCGAACATCCTCCGCATGAGCTGCGCTACCGGATGGCGGAAGAATTTGTGCAGGTCGTCAAAGGGTTGTGGGACTCCTGGGAGGACGGCGCGTTTATCCGGGACAAAGTTTCCGGGGTGTTCTTCGACCCGCAGAAGATGAACCGACTGCACCATAAAGGCGAATTCTATCAGGTTGAAGGGCCGCTTAATATTGCCAGATCCCCGCAGGGGCATCCCGTTCTCTTCCAGGCGGGGGCGTCGGAAACCGGCAGAGGGTTTGCCGCCCGCATAGCCGATGCGATCTTCACGGAACAGCGCAGCTTGGCGGAAGCCAAACAGTTTTACGAGGATGTGAAGAACAGGGCTGCGGCTGCCGGACGTCTGCGCGATCACGTACTGATCTTTGCCGGCGTGGACGTGATTGTGGGCGGCACAGAAGAAGAAGCACAGGCCAAGTACCGTCAGCTTGCGGATCTGGTGGATCTGGATGCGGCATTGAAGTACTTGGGACGCTTTTTCAACGATGTGGACTTCAGCCAGTATGAGCTCGATGCCCCGTTTCCCGACTTGGGAAACGTGGGTCAAGAGGGATGGCGGAGCACGACTGACAAACTAAAGCGCATGGCAAAAGAAGAAAATCTGACGCTCCGCGAAATGGCCCGCAAGGTTTCCGTTCTGCGGGAAGGGAAAACGCTGATTGGCTCGCCGGAACAGGTGGCGGATACGCTGCAGGAATGGTTTGAGGCGGGGGCAGCTGACGGCTTTATGCTGACACCGTCCTTGTTGCCGAGCGGTTTGACTGATTTTGTTGAGCATGTTCTGCCCATCCTCCGCAAGCGCGGGCTGTTCCGAAGCGAATATGAGCATGAGACGCTGCGGGGGCACCTGGGCTTGACGGTACCGCCGAATCGTTACACGCTGGCCAAACAGCGGGAGCAGGGAGCAGGGCGGAACCGATAGCGATTCGGAAAAGCGCCAGGAAATAAGGAAAATATGATCATTATCATGGATAGGGAGTGTGAGCATGGCCGAGAAAGCGAAGGTTGTTCTGTGGTATAAGCCGGGGTGCCACTACTGCGCGGAGGTGAAGGCCTTCCTGGAGGCCCGTAATTACCCGTATGAGGGCATTAATGTGGAAGGCAAAGACTACTTGCGGGATGTGCTGGAGATCAAATACGGCGTCCGCCACGTGCCGGTGATTGAAGTGGGCGGCGACGGCAAGTACGAAGCCATCCTTGACTGGGACTTAGCGCGGCTGGAAGCGCTGCTAGCCAACTGAACGGGTGGGAGGAAAAGGAGTGGCAATCAGGCTAAGCGTTTTGGATCAAAGTTTGGTGTTCGAAGGGGAGACAGACGCGGAAGCGATTGGGCATACGATTGAGCTGGCGCAAATCGCAGAGAAACTTGGCTATTATCGATTCTGGGTGGCGGAGCACCACGACTCCGCGCAAATGGCCGGATCGGCTCCGGAGGTACTGATCGCTCACCTGTTGGCCAAGACATCGAAGATGCGAATCGGTTCCGGGGGCGTCATGCTGCAGCATTACAGTCCGTATAAAGTCGCGGAACAGTTCAATGTGCTGGCCTGCCTGGCACCGGGACGGGTTGATCTGGGGATTGGCCGGGCGCCGGGGGGACTGCCCCGCTCTACCCGCGCTTTGCAGCAGGGGCAAGGAGACGGCCGGCCGCTGGAGGATAAACTGCGCGAGCTGCGCCAATATCTACACAACAAGCTGGAGGACCATCATCCACTGCTCGGATTGCAGGCCACGCCGATCCCCCCGCAGCCAGCCGCTGTCTATTTGCTCGGCGCGAGCGTCGCCAGCGCGGAGCTGGCTGCCGGACTGGGACTTCCTTATGTATTCGCTCTCTTCATCAACAACGATGAGTCGATCGCGTATGAGGCGGTGAATGCATATCGTAAGCGGCTCGCCGCGGCGGGGCACCCCCACTGCCAACCGCTTCTGGCGCTGCCGATCATCGTGGCGGATTCTGATGAAGAAGCGAAGCAGCTGGCGAAGCATCAGAAGATCGTCAAGATTCACCTAGAGAGCGGCAAGACACTGACGGTGACCAGTGAAGAACTGGCGGAAGAGTTTGGCAGACAGACGACGGAGAAGTACAGGATTGAAGTGAAGGAAGCCCGCATCATTGCCGGCTCCAAGGCAACGGTTGGCGCGAAGCTGCGCCAGCTGCAGCAGAGATTAGGCGTCGCGGAGTTTATCGCCATCTCGGTAATACAGGACTTCTCCAAGCGGGTACGCTCGTACGAATTGCTGAAAGAGGCGGTTGCGGAATCGTTTCCGAAACAGGGAGAGCCGTGACGGAAACGTTCGTTGCTGGTGGCGAGCGGAAATGGCGAAACCCATGTTCAGGCCGACGGGATGCAGAGCTGCAACCCTTGTATGTTGAGCATTGTGCCGCGCGCACAAACTCCCTCTTGCTGTTCGCACAGCGAGGGAGTTAGTCGGCAGTCGGAGAGCCCGAAACGGTCGGGCTCCTTTTTGCGTGAGCCGATTCAAGCGGGACCGACCGCATACGCCGCTTTCCCGCTGAGGATGACCGCATCGACCGTCACCGCGGTCAGTCCCGACTGGCAAGCCTTGTCCAGCTCATCCTCCTCGACTCCCCAGGAGAGCGGTGTCATGCGGATGAGCTGTGCCAACTCACCCGGCTGCAAAGGTTGCCGGTAGCGAACATGCGTCACTTCCGGCTGGCTGAAGTGCTGTTGGAAATGGGCGATCATCCGCTCGTTGGAATATCGCTGTTTTTCTGTCTGACGGTAGAACAGTTCGCGCAGCTCGACGAGGTAATCGGCTCCCGGGACCACCTTGAGCAGCAGCCCGTCCCGCTGCAGCAGGCGGAACATCTCTGCATAATTGGCCGGCGAAAAGATGTTCAAGATGAGGTGAAACTGCCTGTCTTGCAGCGGACAGTTGGACAGGTCGGCCACGCTCCACAGCAGTCCGGGATAGCTCTTCGCTGCCAGGTGGATCGCCTCTTTGGCCAGATCAACCCCCACGCCGAGCAGCTCCCCGCCGCGACTTGTCTGCCAGGCCGTGATGCATTGCGCCAAATGCGAACCTTCGCCGCATCCCGCGTCCAACACGCGGAGAGCAGTGTCCTCGAGGTGGCGCAGATGGGCCAGGCCGATGCTCGTGATCTGTTGGATCAGCCCGGCGAAAAATCCGTTTTGGCAGAGGCTTTGTCTGGCGGCAAACAGGGAGCGCGTGTATTTGACCTGTGGTTTGTGCTGCGGGTGCAAATGAACGGAACCGTTCCGGGCGATATCAAACGTGTGACGGTTTTGACAGACCAGACTGTACGCTTCGTCGGGGCGGAGGCCGTCTCGGCAGATCGGGCAGCGGAACACGTCGGGATATTTCACGTGCAGTTGTTTCG contains:
- a CDS encoding M20 metallopeptidase family protein — its product is MYAALFARLEQIYPELVAIRRDLHQYPELSFQEVNTPRKIAELLTAYGLEVRSGVGGRGVVGLLRGGKPGKTVALRADFDALPIQDEKDVAYKSRVPGVMHACGHDIHTAWLLGVAKVLSEFRDELTGNVVFIHQFAEELTPGGAKPMIADGCLDGVDVIYGAHVSSLEPYGTIGIAEGYASANADRFEIEIFGKGGHGAQPHLTVDPVVTGSQLVLNLQQIVSRRVNPLHPTVLTIGSFVSGSAFNIIPDTAKIVGTVRTFDAQTRRIVEQSIHAIAKATCEAAGAEVSVRYEHGYDAMWNDPLETKRVERLAEQIVGKENVKRLEPNLGGEDFAYYLQQVPGSFFFVGGRNPELDAVYPHHHPRFDVDERSLIVGGKLLLSATLDYLSDTTTAE
- a CDS encoding LLM class flavin-dependent oxidoreductase, which gives rise to MAIRLSVLDQSLVFEGETDAEAIGHTIELAQIAEKLGYYRFWVAEHHDSAQMAGSAPEVLIAHLLAKTSKMRIGSGGVMLQHYSPYKVAEQFNVLACLAPGRVDLGIGRAPGGLPRSTRALQQGQGDGRPLEDKLRELRQYLHNKLEDHHPLLGLQATPIPPQPAAVYLLGASVASAELAAGLGLPYVFALFINNDESIAYEAVNAYRKRLAAAGHPHCQPLLALPIIVADSDEEAKQLAKHQKIVKIHLESGKTLTVTSEELAEEFGRQTTEKYRIEVKEARIIAGSKATVGAKLRQLQQRLGVAEFIAISVIQDFSKRVRSYELLKEAVAESFPKQGEP
- a CDS encoding LLM class flavin-dependent oxidoreductase, with translation MTNRKQLKLGVFLGGTGANIASWRHPDAVADASMNLDYYKRLVSTAEAAKLDFIFVGDGLYISESSHPNFLTRFEPLTLLTALAGTSSRIGLVATLSTTYSEPFNAARLFASLDHISAGRAGWNVVTSPLEGSARNFSRAEHPPHELRYRMAEEFVQVVKGLWDSWEDGAFIRDKVSGVFFDPQKMNRLHHKGEFYQVEGPLNIARSPQGHPVLFQAGASETGRGFAARIADAIFTEQRSLAEAKQFYEDVKNRAAAAGRLRDHVLIFAGVDVIVGGTEEEAQAKYRQLADLVDLDAALKYLGRFFNDVDFSQYELDAPFPDLGNVGQEGWRSTTDKLKRMAKEENLTLREMARKVSVLREGKTLIGSPEQVADTLQEWFEAGAADGFMLTPSLLPSGLTDFVEHVLPILRKRGLFRSEYEHETLRGHLGLTVPPNRYTLAKQREQGAGRNR
- a CDS encoding putative RNA methyltransferase, whose amino-acid sequence is MNNRERAKQLHVKYPDVFRCPICRDGLRPDEAYSLVCQNRHTFDIARNGSVHLHPQHKPQVKYTRSLFAARQSLCQNGFFAGLIQQITSIGLAHLRHLEDTALRVLDAGCGEGSHLAQCITAWQTSRGGELLGVGVDLAKEAIHLAAKSYPGLLWSVADLSNCPLQDRQFHLILNIFSPANYAEMFRLLQRDGLLLKVVPGADYLVELRELFYRQTEKQRYSNERMIAHFQQHFSQPEVTHVRYRQPLQPGELAQLIRMTPLSWGVEEDELDKACQSGLTAVTVDAVILSGKAAYAVGPA
- a CDS encoding glutaredoxin family protein — its product is MAEKAKVVLWYKPGCHYCAEVKAFLEARNYPYEGINVEGKDYLRDVLEIKYGVRHVPVIEVGGDGKYEAILDWDLARLEALLAN